The window CCTTTCTCCGCAACCATCGGTGCTTGGTTTGTTGGAGACTTAAACGCCGCATTTCCTCTTCCGCCTTTTCCACCTTTCGCAACTACAACAGATTGACCTTCCTTTACTAAATCAGCTATGATCTCTCCCGTCTCTGCATCTTTCACAACAGTTCCGACAGGCACTTTTAAGATTAAGTCTTCTCCATCTTTGCCTTTTTTATTTCCACCTTGACCGTGCTGTCCTCTTTCTGCTTTGTAATGTCTTTTATACTTAAAATCCATCAATGTTTGAAGACTGCTATCTGCAACTAAAATTATATCTCCACCTTTTCCACCATCACCACCAGCCGGTCCACCAAAAGGAACATACTTCTCCCTTAAAAATGCAACACAGCCATTACCGCCATCTCCAGCTTTTACATAAATCTTAGCTTTGTCTATAAACATACTTAACTACACCTATTATTGTTAAACTTATTATTGAAATTCCATTTGCTAAAATTAATGGAAGATTATTTATTCTTAATCCATAAATAAACCATAAAAATATGCCAATCCACATAAAAATCAACCATATCCAAGAGAAATCTTTGGCAGATTTGGTTTTGACTACTTTGTAAGTTTGGGGAAGATATGCAGAAGTTGTAAGAATTGCTGCTATTAAGCCTAAGGTTTGATTATCCATTACGATAATAACAGACAAGGGATTAGGAGTTTAACTGTAAAGAAATTTCTCCCAATCCCAAATGTGAAATCATACCGCTTTTTTAACTTTTCCAGCCTTTAAACACTTAGCACATACATAAATTCTTTTTGTAGAACCATCCTCAAGAACTACTCTAACTCTTCTAAGGTTAGGCTTCCAAGTTCTTCTTTCTGTTGTAGCTGAGTGTGCTACAGTATTTCCAAAAACAGTTTTTTTACCACATATTTGACAAACAGCCATCTTATAATCCTCCTTACAAAAATTAGAAGAAATATTATATCATAACACGTCGGATGAGAAATTTAATAAAAACATAAGATTCTTAGCTTAACTGAGAATGACAAAGAAAGCTCCTTTCTAATGCTTATTAATAGAGAAAAAAGGAAGGACAGATCAAGTTTCTGCCATTGATCTTTTAACCACTGTAGAATGTTTTAGACTGTCCTTCCTACAACCTGAATTAGAAAATTAGACTTTAAAGAAACTTTTGAAGTTAAATCTAACCCACTTGAGTTTGAAAAGAAAATAAAGCCTTATCTTGAGACTGTTCTAAAAATCAATATTGTCATCGTATATTGAACCCCAGATATTGATATTAAGAATCATTACTAATAATGCTTGGCTTTGCAAAAAATATTTTAACAAAATCAGTAGTGATGCAGTCAAGACCAAGCCTAACGGTGCATGCTAACGCATGCAGTCTTGACTGCATCACTGATTTTGTTATTAGATAACTAAGCAAAGCCAAGCAAGGAAAGCCAAGCATTATTTAGCTCTTAAGCTTAAGAGATAGTGTTTATTCAATCAGACGCGTGCTCCTCTATCTATCTCGTGCGCGCGCTACCAGATATAACAAAAATGTAATAACGATGACAGACAAGCAAGTAAAATCAATAGTTAAAGATTACAAGAAGATTACAAAAAGATTACAAGTTTGTAATGTTTAATGCTTGATTATCAACAAGTAAGATGAAAAATTACAAATTTGTAATGTTTAATGCTTGATTTTCAAGCCTTTATAGTCGTGTCGTACTTTAATTAGATTATTAACAAGCCCCTATAGCAGACATAGAACATTCTGAGCTGAGCGAAGCGAAGAATCTCCTATTTTTCTTTTCAAATCAAAAAATCAAAAAAGAGATCCTTCGGACTTCGTTCTTAGGATGACACGGAAAGGATGCTTACAAAAATTTTGGAACACCCTCAGCCTTATCTTAAAAAGTTTAAAAAGTCAGGTATGCTTATCATAATGGAACATACAGGAGTTTATCATTTAAAGCTTGCTGATTATCTGTATGAAAATAACTATCAGGTAGCAGTGGTAAATCCATTTTCAATAAAGAAATTTATGGAAGCTAAAATGTCAAGAGTTAAAACAGATAAAGCTGATTCATACTTCATAGCAGGAAAGTACAGCATGTGTAAAGAAAAGTGGCAAGATAAAGAAAATGGAAATCTATATGCAAGAAAGATACTATATATGGCAGCATTATCAGCAATAGGGTTTTACAAATAACATTCGGAGGCTGTAAGGTTAAGGATCTCATGTTTTGATTTCTTTTAAAAGAAAAGTAGAAAGGAGCGGATGCGGATATTCCTCGGATGGCTTTAGAGAGAATAAAAAAATTAATTAATTTTTGGATTTAGTTAAAATTTTAAAGCAGTTTAAGAGCTAATTGGCAAATTGGTATATATTATATATAAAAAACAAGCTATTGATTAAGCAGGAGGTGAAGTTTTATGAATAAACCAGAAATTTTAGCTCCGGTAGGGCATTATGAAGGACTTGCAGCTGTTATTAAAGCTGGTGCAGACGCAATTTATATGGGTGTTGGAAAACTAAATCAAAGGGCTTTAAAGTCTGAATTTGACATAAACGATGTAAAAGAAATTAGAAAGATTACTCAGGACAAAGGTATAAAGCAGTATATAGTCTTAAACTCCATCGTGTTTGAAGATGACTTGCCTTGGGTAAATGAGACATTAGACCAGTTAAAAGAGATAGGTGTTGATGCAGTTATAGGCTGGGATATGGCAGTATTATCCGGTGCCATAAAGAGAGGTATTACTACACATTTATCAACAATGGCTTCTGTTTCTAACTCACAAGCTGCAAAGTTTTATGAAGAACTTGGCGTAAAAAGAATAGTTCCTGCAAGGGAAGTAAAGCTTGATGGGCTAATCCAGCTCAAAGAAAAAACAAATCTTGAGATTGAAATATTTATCCACGGTGCAATGTGTATGGCTATTTCTGGAAGGTGTTTTTTAAGTCATGATGTATTTGAAACATCCGGCAATAGAGGAGAATGTTATCAAGTTTGCAGACATGAATTTGAAGTAAAAATAACTTCAAAAAACACTGGAACAGATTTTATTCTTGGTTCAGATTATGTTTTATCTGCAAGAGATTTGGTTACCATTAATTTT of the Sulfurihydrogenibium sp. genome contains:
- a CDS encoding SemiSWEET transporter, which encodes MDNQTLGLIAAILTTSAYLPQTYKVVKTKSAKDFSWIWLIFMWIGIFLWFIYGLRINNLPLILANGISIISLTIIGVVKYVYRQS
- the rpmB gene encoding 50S ribosomal protein L28, producing the protein MAVCQICGKKTVFGNTVAHSATTERRTWKPNLRRVRVVLEDGSTKRIYVCAKCLKAGKVKKAV
- a CDS encoding peptidase U32 family protein codes for the protein MNKPEILAPVGHYEGLAAVIKAGADAIYMGVGKLNQRALKSEFDINDVKEIRKITQDKGIKQYIVLNSIVFEDDLPWVNETLDQLKEIGVDAVIGWDMAVLSGAIKRGITTHLSTMASVSNSQAAKFYEELGVKRIVPAREVKLDGLIQLKEKTNLEIEIFIHGAMCMAISGRCFLSHDVFETSGNRGECYQVCRHEFEVKITSKNTGTDFILGSDYVLSARDLVTINFVDKLMWADSWKIEGRNKNPDYAYLVTYAYREARDRILNGEWQTKGYQDLWDLLERAYHREWDSGFYFGQGLFGLNQSIAKEKKVYVGEVIKYYPKISVAEVRIINNPMKIGDTIHIIGKTTGVVRQKVESMQVDRKNIEVAERGMVVGLKTVERVREGDKVYVMQEVDVEELLKKGDSAKVG